GTTTAGCACAGGGTGAAACTTTAGAAGAAACCTTACAAGAATTGATAATTGTGCGAAACTTGTGGTTAGAAACAGCCGAAAAACATGGTCAAAAATTGCCAGATATTGAAGGTGCTATTGCAAAAGTGAAAGCTCTAAGTAGCGTATAAATTTTAGAAT
The window above is part of the Dolichospermum sp. DET69 genome. Proteins encoded here:
- a CDS encoding type II toxin-antitoxin system HicB family antitoxin, which produces MNYPIVVYPCEEGGFVAEIPALKGCLAQGETLEETLQELIIVRNLWLETAEKHGQKLPDIEGAIAKVKALSSV